From a region of the Streptomyces sp. NBC_00193 genome:
- a CDS encoding cytochrome P450 translates to MTLPAQRPGQDPGRELADPAFWQAPPAHRLAAFARLRALDSPVFVPEGSGHWALVRHADVQEASRLPKVFASAPGVTTPEPARWVRALFGDSMVNLDGAEHAQLRKIVQRAFTPRLLAAAEEDIHAVAARIVDDVLDRRPDEFVEAVASKLPLEVICNMMGIPERYRAEIADRVNHASENIGVERGLTARLRMPGRGLRALARMQRMVAGIGRERRENPTDDLISALVCANVDGEALGARQLGAFFSLLMVAGVETTRNAITHGLTLLTDHPDQRDLLVEDFETHADGAVDEMIRHSTPIIQFRRTVAAEHTLRGHAFVPGDKVVLYYASANRDEEVFPDPDAFDITRSPNPHLGFGGGGPHFCLGAHLARVEMKALFRELLTRPVGLRAVGLPDLAGSSFDNRVRSLRFAFEQP, encoded by the coding sequence ATGACTCTCCCCGCACAACGCCCCGGCCAAGACCCCGGCAGGGAATTGGCCGACCCGGCCTTCTGGCAGGCTCCCCCCGCCCACCGGCTGGCCGCCTTCGCCCGCCTGCGGGCCCTGGACTCCCCCGTGTTCGTCCCCGAAGGCAGCGGGCACTGGGCCCTCGTACGGCACGCGGACGTCCAGGAGGCGAGCCGGCTGCCCAAGGTGTTCGCCAGCGCGCCCGGGGTGACGACGCCCGAGCCGGCCCGCTGGGTGCGGGCGCTGTTCGGGGACTCGATGGTCAACCTGGACGGCGCCGAGCACGCGCAGCTGCGCAAGATCGTGCAGCGGGCCTTCACCCCCCGGCTGCTGGCGGCCGCCGAGGAGGACATCCACGCGGTGGCGGCGCGCATCGTGGACGACGTTCTGGACCGGCGGCCGGACGAGTTCGTCGAGGCGGTGGCCTCGAAGCTGCCCCTGGAGGTCATCTGCAACATGATGGGCATCCCGGAGCGCTACCGCGCCGAGATCGCCGACCGCGTCAACCACGCCTCCGAGAACATCGGCGTCGAACGGGGCCTGACGGCCCGGCTGCGGATGCCCGGGCGCGGACTGCGGGCCCTGGCCCGCATGCAGCGGATGGTGGCGGGGATCGGGCGGGAGCGGCGCGAGAACCCGACCGACGACCTGATCTCGGCCCTGGTCTGCGCGAACGTGGACGGTGAGGCGCTCGGCGCCCGCCAGCTCGGCGCGTTCTTCTCCCTGTTGATGGTGGCCGGGGTGGAGACCACCCGCAATGCCATCACCCACGGCCTGACCCTGCTGACCGACCACCCGGACCAACGCGACCTGCTGGTCGAGGACTTCGAGACGCACGCGGACGGCGCGGTGGACGAGATGATCCGCCACTCCACGCCGATCATCCAGTTCCGCAGGACGGTAGCCGCCGAACACACCCTGCGCGGACACGCGTTCGTCCCCGGCGACAAGGTGGTTCTGTACTACGCCTCCGCCAACCGTGACGAGGAGGTCTTCCCCGATCCGGACGCCTTCGACATCACCCGCTCCCCCAACCCCCACCTGGGGTTCGGCGGCGGCGGACCGCACTTCTGCCTGGGCGCGCACCTGGCCCGGGTGGAGATGAAGGCGCTCTTCCGCGAGCTGCTGACCCGCCCGGTGGGACTGCGCGCGGTCGGACTCCCGGACCTGGCCGGGTCCAGCTTCGACAACCGGGTCCGCTCGCTGCGCTTCGCCTTCGAACAGCCGTAG
- a CDS encoding glycosyl hydrolase, with product MPRPRRRLASTCIGTVTAGLLATGAALAAPEEQSSQSDIAMGAYLDYGPPGVARIPFLSNWLGGKEIRVGHTYLPGDQWAGIEGNVSFLDDWAQWRRQRTDRLFVLNVPMQERNEDRVPDRQVAQLIRAGAEGQYDRHFKKLAERLVALGVPDTVIVLGWEMNGVTYTHRCGPDPENWKAYWKRIVNTMRSVPGQKFKFDFTPNRGTDAIGWTKCYPGDDVVDIVGMDSYDQGPGRTFDDQISQPYGLQQHVDFARAHGKEISYPEWGLFRNGDNPEYVRRMLQWIDKQKPLYHTITDYCPHGVWQCKQNPASTKVFREALTPQRPDPVIPTPVIPTPVIPTPVIPTPVVPTPVVPTPVIPTPQIPTPEIPTPVVTPPVVLPSPELPSPVAPSPVEPSPVVPKPSPVVPSPEIPVEPSPVEPSPAVPSPAVPSPVVPSPVEPSPLVPSPEVSPVVPEVPVSPSPSASPSPVVPKPSPEVPSPSPSPLVPNPEPSQPPKPTTPPVNSTEWCVPINFGEWLSKLVGKQSVCIKVDWGRDTGFWPF from the coding sequence ATGCCCAGACCACGCCGCCGACTGGCGAGCACCTGCATCGGAACGGTGACGGCCGGACTGCTCGCCACCGGGGCCGCCCTCGCGGCCCCCGAGGAGCAGAGCTCGCAGTCCGACATCGCCATGGGTGCCTACCTCGACTACGGGCCGCCCGGAGTGGCCCGCATCCCGTTCCTGTCGAACTGGCTGGGCGGCAAGGAGATCCGGGTCGGGCACACCTATCTGCCCGGTGACCAGTGGGCCGGCATCGAGGGCAACGTCAGCTTCCTGGACGACTGGGCGCAGTGGCGCCGCCAGCGGACCGACCGGCTGTTCGTCCTCAACGTGCCCATGCAGGAGCGGAACGAGGACCGGGTCCCCGACCGCCAGGTGGCCCAGCTGATCCGGGCGGGCGCGGAGGGCCAGTACGACCGGCACTTCAAGAAGCTCGCCGAACGACTGGTGGCGCTGGGCGTCCCGGACACGGTGATCGTGCTCGGCTGGGAGATGAACGGGGTCACGTACACCCACCGCTGCGGACCCGACCCGGAGAACTGGAAGGCGTACTGGAAGCGCATCGTCAACACGATGCGCTCCGTGCCCGGCCAGAAGTTCAAGTTCGATTTCACCCCGAACCGCGGCACCGACGCGATCGGCTGGACCAAGTGCTACCCGGGCGACGACGTGGTCGACATCGTCGGGATGGATTCGTACGACCAGGGTCCCGGACGGACCTTCGACGACCAGATCAGCCAGCCGTACGGGCTCCAGCAGCACGTCGACTTCGCGCGAGCACACGGCAAAGAGATCTCGTACCCGGAGTGGGGGCTGTTCCGCAACGGGGACAACCCGGAGTACGTGCGGCGCATGCTGCAGTGGATCGACAAGCAGAAGCCGCTCTACCACACCATCACCGACTACTGCCCGCACGGCGTCTGGCAGTGCAAGCAGAACCCGGCCTCGACGAAGGTCTTCCGCGAGGCGCTGACCCCGCAGCGGCCCGACCCGGTCATCCCGACCCCGGTCATCCCGACCCCGGTCATCCCGACCCCGGTCATCCCGACCCCGGTCGTCCCGACCCCCGTGGTGCCCACGCCGGTCATTCCGACCCCGCAGATCCCCACGCCGGAGATCCCGACGCCGGTCGTCACCCCGCCGGTCGTGCTCCCCAGCCCGGAGCTCCCGAGCCCGGTCGCGCCGAGCCCGGTCGAGCCCAGCCCCGTCGTGCCCAAGCCCTCGCCCGTGGTCCCGAGCCCGGAGATCCCGGTCGAGCCCAGCCCGGTCGAGCCCAGCCCGGCCGTCCCCAGTCCTGCCGTCCCGAGCCCGGTCGTCCCGAGCCCGGTCGAGCCCAGCCCGCTGGTCCCGTCCCCCGAGGTCAGCCCGGTCGTACCCGAGGTCCCGGTGAGCCCGAGCCCGAGCGCCAGCCCGAGCCCGGTCGTGCCCAAGCCGAGCCCCGAGGTCCCCTCCCCGTCGCCCTCGCCGCTCGTACCGAATCCCGAGCCGTCCCAGCCGCCCAAGCCGACGACACCGCCCGTCAACAGCACGGAGTGGTGCGTGCCGATCAACTTCGGCGAATGGCTCTCCAAGCTGGTCGGCAAGCAGTCGGTCTGCATCAAGGTCGACTGGGGCAGGGATACCGGCTTCTGGCCCTTCTAG
- a CDS encoding SpoIIE family protein phosphatase: MGPGERLALNGMGSFEWDLGAGTMDMDEAGMAVFDLEGEEYDRTPDSLGLRIPVDDAARLRDTVQGVLDGGEETYGQYFTVQRRDGRDQWTHTQGRVLRDAEGRPVRIVGIVRDATAELAHLTVLRKLESARAQQATIVQRTTEALSRAVTVDDVTATLTGAGALERLGVDGMALGLVEGGHIKIIALSGESLEILSERKFTRLDGSLPLSQAVLSRKARFVTSLAELAQEFPLLSDYLNRIQYDAAAYLPLIAQAESIGGLVLFYRRRTDFSPEERNLCLGLAGIVAQSLQRALLFDQEREFATMLQAAMLPRRIPEITGGEIAVRYHSAWSGREVGGDWYDVISLPRDRVGIVVGDVQGHDTHAAAIMGQLRIALRAYAGEGHPPSTVLARASRFLAELDTERFATCMYAQVDLETGGVRAVRAGHLGPLIRHTDGRTGWPNVRGGLPLGLATVFAQEEFPETRLDLVPGETLVLCTDGLVEEPGTAITQGMEALAHAVRSGPQEAGALADHLSDRLWERWGSGDDVALLVLRRAPDPGTHRAPRIHQYVHQADPEGLSEARYALRQALRDWGMPELADDVELAAGELLVNALLHTDGGAVLTMEVLPEPVRRIRLWVKDRSSVWPRRRTPGESATTGRGLLLVDALATHWGVESRGDGKAVWCEFSAAGSAARSAP; this comes from the coding sequence ATCGGCCCGGGCGAGCGGCTCGCGCTCAACGGCATGGGCAGCTTCGAGTGGGACCTCGGCGCGGGGACCATGGACATGGACGAGGCCGGGATGGCGGTCTTCGACCTGGAGGGGGAGGAGTACGACCGCACCCCCGACAGCCTGGGGCTGCGGATCCCGGTCGACGACGCCGCGCGGCTCCGGGACACCGTCCAGGGCGTCCTGGACGGCGGGGAGGAGACGTACGGCCAGTACTTCACGGTGCAGCGGCGCGACGGCCGGGACCAGTGGACGCACACCCAGGGCCGGGTCCTGCGGGACGCGGAGGGGCGCCCGGTGCGCATCGTCGGCATCGTCCGGGACGCGACGGCCGAGCTCGCCCACCTCACGGTGCTGCGCAAGCTGGAGTCGGCGCGCGCCCAGCAGGCGACCATCGTGCAGCGGACCACCGAGGCCCTGTCGCGGGCGGTGACGGTCGATGACGTGACGGCCACGCTGACGGGCGCGGGGGCGCTGGAGCGGCTCGGCGTCGACGGAATGGCGCTCGGGCTGGTCGAGGGTGGCCACATCAAGATCATCGCGCTCAGCGGGGAGTCCCTGGAGATCCTCAGCGAGCGCAAGTTCACCCGGCTGGACGGCTCGCTGCCGCTCTCGCAGGCGGTGCTCAGCCGGAAGGCACGTTTCGTCACCTCGCTGGCGGAGCTGGCGCAAGAGTTCCCGCTGCTCTCCGACTACCTGAACCGCATCCAGTACGACGCGGCCGCCTACCTCCCGCTCATCGCGCAGGCCGAGTCCATCGGCGGACTGGTGCTCTTCTACCGGCGCCGCACCGACTTCAGCCCCGAGGAGCGCAACCTCTGCCTGGGCCTGGCGGGCATCGTCGCCCAGTCGCTCCAGCGGGCGCTCCTCTTCGACCAGGAGCGCGAGTTCGCCACCATGCTGCAGGCCGCCATGCTGCCGCGGCGGATCCCCGAGATCACCGGCGGGGAGATCGCGGTGCGCTACCACTCGGCCTGGAGCGGGCGCGAGGTCGGCGGGGACTGGTACGACGTCATCTCCCTGCCCCGCGACCGCGTCGGCATCGTCGTGGGCGACGTACAGGGCCACGACACCCACGCCGCCGCCATCATGGGCCAGCTCCGCATCGCACTGCGGGCCTACGCGGGCGAGGGCCATCCGCCCTCCACCGTGCTGGCGCGCGCCTCACGCTTCCTGGCCGAGCTGGACACCGAACGGTTCGCGACCTGCATGTACGCGCAGGTCGACCTGGAGACCGGAGGCGTACGAGCGGTCCGCGCGGGCCACCTCGGACCGCTGATCCGGCACACGGACGGGCGAACGGGCTGGCCCAACGTGCGCGGTGGCCTGCCGCTCGGGCTGGCCACCGTCTTCGCGCAGGAGGAGTTCCCCGAGACCCGGCTCGACCTGGTCCCCGGCGAGACCCTCGTGCTGTGCACCGACGGGCTCGTGGAGGAGCCCGGCACCGCCATCACCCAGGGCATGGAGGCCCTCGCCCACGCGGTCCGCAGCGGCCCGCAGGAGGCCGGGGCGCTCGCCGACCACCTCTCGGACCGGCTGTGGGAGCGCTGGGGCTCCGGCGACGACGTGGCCCTGCTGGTCCTGCGCCGGGCCCCCGACCCGGGCACGCACCGGGCACCGCGCATCCACCAGTACGTCCACCAGGCGGACCCGGAGGGGCTCTCGGAGGCCCGCTACGCCCTGCGGCAGGCGCTGCGCGACTGGGGCATGCCGGAGCTCGCCGACGACGTGGAGCTGGCGGCGGGAGAGCTGCTGGTCAACGCCCTGCTGCACACCGACGGCGGAGCGGTGCTGACGATGGAGGTGCTGCCGGAGCCGGTCCGGCGGATCCGGCTGTGGGTCAAGGACCGCTCCAGCGTGTGGCCGCGGCGGCGGACCCCGGGGGAGTCGGCGACCACGGGGCGCGGGCTGCTGCTGGTGGACGCGCTGGCCACGCACTGGGGGGTGGAGTCCCGGGGCGACGGCAAGGCGGTGTGGTGCGAGTTCTCGGCGGCGGGCAGCGCGGCGCGGAGCGCGCCGTGA
- a CDS encoding DUF4352 domain-containing protein: MRQPALVTAALLSLLLFGATACSGAPEGAALAPAAVPAVPVDDGAPGVGDDPAAERDGVARATSKDAHVGDSVRVRGREVGRHLQVVLGAYVDPAVSVEKNFAPAAGKRWVAASMSFVNVGGASYGALGRMWALDGAGQRHPVVPTGELTTGKPLVFDSLSVGERAEGWVVFEIPENARIVRLQYQDANMVANSGGGFWAV, from the coding sequence ATGCGTCAGCCCGCTCTTGTCACGGCCGCCCTCCTCTCGCTCCTGCTGTTCGGTGCCACGGCCTGCTCCGGCGCCCCCGAAGGGGCCGCGCTCGCCCCGGCCGCGGTGCCCGCCGTGCCGGTCGACGACGGCGCGCCGGGTGTCGGGGACGACCCCGCGGCCGAGCGGGACGGGGTGGCGCGGGCCACTTCGAAGGACGCCCATGTGGGTGACTCCGTACGGGTCAGGGGCCGGGAGGTGGGCCGCCACCTCCAGGTGGTGCTGGGCGCCTACGTCGACCCCGCGGTCAGCGTCGAGAAGAACTTCGCCCCGGCGGCGGGCAAGCGCTGGGTGGCCGCCTCGATGTCGTTCGTCAACGTCGGCGGGGCCTCGTACGGGGCTCTCGGGCGCATGTGGGCGCTCGACGGCGCGGGGCAGCGCCACCCGGTGGTGCCCACGGGGGAGCTCACGACCGGCAAACCACTCGTCTTCGATTCGCTCTCGGTCGGTGAGCGGGCCGAAGGATGGGTGGTGTTCGAAATTCCGGAAAACGCGCGCATCGTGCGTCTCCAGTACCAGGACGCGAACATGGTGGCGAATTCCGGAGGTGGATTCTGGGCCGTCTAG
- a CDS encoding low temperature requirement protein A has product MALAYVPMTARSRDEGHRASTPLELFFDLCFVVAIAQAGAQLVHALAEGHPGSGVISYMFVFFGVWWAWMNFTWFASAYDCDDVPYRIATLVQISGVLVYAAGVSRAFDQNDWTVAVIGYLIMRVALTAQWLRAASGERGEARAAALKYAAGLVLCQAGWVALLFVPDGAKRWLFLILVVAELMVPVVAERGHQTPWHAHHIVERYGLFTIIVLGETIAASTVAVKSALDEHEALGELLPIAAGGLLIVFAAWWIYFAVPMHEHLTSNREAIPWGYGHLLIFASGAAIGAGIEVAVEHAVGKAHVSQLAANAAVTVPTAIFLLMVWLLHSRHFKRGLAQQLTLPVAALAVLACSWTGTYAVLYAGLVATATVVIGLTLANHAPSDPAQSSPAGV; this is encoded by the coding sequence ATGGCTCTGGCTTACGTACCCATGACCGCTCGCAGCCGGGACGAGGGCCACCGCGCCTCGACCCCGCTGGAGCTGTTCTTCGACCTGTGCTTCGTCGTCGCCATCGCGCAGGCGGGCGCCCAGCTCGTGCACGCGCTGGCCGAGGGCCACCCCGGCAGCGGGGTGATCAGCTACATGTTCGTGTTCTTCGGCGTGTGGTGGGCGTGGATGAACTTCACCTGGTTCGCCTCCGCCTACGACTGCGACGACGTGCCCTACCGGATCGCGACGCTCGTCCAGATCTCCGGTGTGCTCGTCTACGCGGCCGGCGTGAGCCGGGCGTTCGACCAGAACGACTGGACGGTGGCCGTCATCGGCTACCTGATCATGCGCGTCGCCCTCACCGCCCAATGGCTGCGGGCCGCCTCCGGCGAACGTGGCGAGGCGCGCGCGGCGGCCCTGAAGTACGCGGCCGGGCTGGTCCTCTGCCAGGCCGGCTGGGTGGCCCTGCTGTTCGTCCCGGACGGCGCCAAGCGCTGGCTGTTCCTGATCCTGGTCGTGGCGGAGCTGATGGTTCCGGTGGTGGCCGAGCGCGGCCACCAGACGCCGTGGCACGCCCACCACATCGTGGAGCGCTACGGCCTGTTCACGATCATCGTGCTCGGCGAGACGATCGCGGCGAGCACGGTGGCCGTGAAGTCGGCGCTCGACGAGCACGAGGCCCTGGGCGAGCTGCTGCCGATCGCGGCCGGAGGGCTGCTCATCGTCTTCGCGGCCTGGTGGATCTACTTCGCGGTGCCGATGCACGAGCACCTGACCTCCAACCGGGAGGCGATCCCGTGGGGGTACGGCCACCTGTTGATCTTCGCCTCGGGCGCGGCGATCGGCGCGGGCATCGAGGTCGCGGTCGAGCACGCGGTCGGCAAGGCGCACGTCTCGCAGCTCGCCGCGAACGCGGCCGTCACCGTCCCGACCGCGATCTTCCTGCTGATGGTCTGGCTGCTGCACTCCCGCCACTTCAAGCGGGGCCTCGCCCAGCAGTTGACCCTGCCGGTCGCCGCCCTCGCGGTCCTGGCCTGTTCGTGGACGGGCACCTACGCCGTCCTGTACGCGGGCCTGGTCGCGACGGCCACGGTGGTGATCGGCCTGACCCTGGCCAACCACGCCCCATCCGATCCCGCCCAATCCAGCCCCGCCGGCGTGTGA
- a CDS encoding DUF5949 family protein, whose product MTSTQAELDRSKLGTLSVLAWIGDPEEAHDIPYLLAYILGDGPDGPEASEAAARGLLEEIGLPIGDVVMDGVRNPSSFPVQILLEGNQIALTLPGMNAKCIAPPEWVKAAADSGQAYFLFATRAWPEAVPGQPVEAETLQAFAGDTEVLNHSAHAVLAVRRLQR is encoded by the coding sequence ATGACTTCTACCCAGGCCGAACTCGACCGCTCCAAGCTCGGCACCCTTTCGGTGCTCGCGTGGATCGGCGACCCCGAAGAGGCCCACGACATTCCCTATCTCCTCGCCTACATCCTCGGGGACGGTCCCGACGGCCCCGAGGCGAGCGAGGCGGCCGCCCGCGGGCTCCTTGAGGAGATCGGCCTGCCCATCGGCGACGTGGTGATGGACGGAGTCCGCAACCCGTCCTCCTTCCCGGTGCAGATCCTCCTGGAGGGCAACCAGATCGCGCTGACCCTGCCGGGCATGAACGCGAAGTGCATCGCCCCGCCCGAGTGGGTCAAGGCCGCGGCCGACAGCGGGCAGGCGTACTTCCTCTTCGCCACCCGCGCCTGGCCCGAGGCGGTTCCCGGGCAGCCGGTCGAGGCCGAGACGCTGCAGGCGTTCGCGGGTGACACCGAGGTGCTCAACCACAGCGCCCACGCCGTCCTCGCGGTGCGGCGCCTGCAGCGCTAG
- a CDS encoding ATP-grasp domain-containing protein — MGRSRYLRAVHPGPSGGLDPEAPEALLECLTGVSEQIGRPAVLIAMDDLSAIAVSRVAPMLTDRFRIPHQPDDLPARVADKAELSRLCARWDVPHPETVIPASGSEAAEAAWRLGLPVIAKWSRPWLLPSGTGLRSTTLLHAAAEARRLYERSDEAGSRLLLQRFLPAGPDTDWFFHGAFARGGRPLITGSGRKEMSWPVRTGLTAVGRWLPDPAVEEAGLRLAERLGYQGILDLDFRRDEQGVFRLVDFNPRPGAQFRLFTDAGGLDVVQAMYLDLTGQRVPEPSGGPGRVFVAENYALLAAVRGRSLPRRPPAPPSGAGAAAAPARRGRERGQVEAAWFAADDPMPFLAMLAAFLGRGAFKGLRVLRGVPAQGRRTARAVVRAPHQRGRQLPPPAAAGAPGGSAGSAASAGSGTRSAPPEAPAEPDELVTR; from the coding sequence ATGGGGCGTTCGCGCTACCTGCGTGCCGTGCATCCCGGACCGTCCGGCGGACTCGACCCCGAGGCGCCCGAAGCGCTGCTGGAGTGCCTGACCGGGGTCTCCGAACAGATCGGCCGCCCGGCGGTGCTCATCGCCATGGACGACCTCAGCGCGATCGCGGTGTCGCGGGTCGCACCGATGCTGACGGACCGTTTCCGGATCCCCCATCAGCCCGACGACCTGCCGGCGCGGGTGGCCGACAAGGCCGAGCTGTCGCGGCTCTGCGCCCGGTGGGACGTACCGCACCCGGAGACCGTGATCCCGGCGAGCGGGTCCGAGGCGGCGGAGGCCGCGTGGCGGCTGGGGCTCCCGGTGATCGCCAAGTGGAGCAGGCCGTGGCTGCTGCCCTCCGGCACGGGCCTGCGCAGCACCACCCTGCTCCACGCGGCCGCCGAGGCGCGGCGGCTGTACGAGCGCTCGGACGAGGCGGGGAGCCGGCTGCTGCTCCAGCGGTTCCTGCCGGCCGGGCCGGACACCGACTGGTTCTTCCACGGCGCGTTCGCCCGGGGCGGGCGTCCGCTGATCACCGGGTCGGGGCGCAAGGAGATGTCCTGGCCGGTGCGGACGGGGCTGACGGCGGTCGGGCGGTGGCTGCCGGACCCGGCGGTGGAGGAGGCGGGGCTGCGGCTCGCCGAGCGGCTGGGCTACCAGGGGATCCTGGACCTGGACTTCCGCCGGGACGAGCAGGGCGTCTTCCGCCTGGTGGACTTCAACCCGCGTCCGGGGGCGCAGTTCAGGCTCTTCACGGACGCGGGCGGCCTGGACGTGGTCCAGGCGATGTACCTGGACCTGACGGGCCAGCGGGTCCCGGAACCGTCCGGCGGACCGGGCCGGGTGTTCGTGGCGGAGAACTACGCCCTGCTCGCGGCGGTGCGCGGACGCTCGCTCCCGCGCCGTCCCCCGGCACCGCCCTCCGGGGCGGGCGCCGCGGCCGCCCCCGCGCGACGGGGCCGGGAGCGGGGGCAGGTGGAGGCGGCGTGGTTCGCGGCCGACGACCCGATGCCGTTCCTGGCGATGCTCGCCGCCTTCCTGGGGCGGGGCGCGTTCAAGGGCTTGCGGGTGCTGCGCGGGGTCCCCGCGCAGGGCCGCCGGACGGCCCGGGCGGTGGTCCGGGCCCCGCACCAGCGGGGCCGGCAGCTGCCCCCGCCCGCCGCGGCCGGGGCCCCGGGTGGATCCGCCGGATCGGCCGCATCGGCCGGATCCGGCACCCGGTCCGCCCCGCCGGAGGCCCCGGCGGAGCCGGACGAGCTCGTGACGCGGTGA
- a CDS encoding NAD(P)-binding domain-containing protein, protein MDDLVVVGAGPYGLSIAAHAAGAGLDVRILGRPMASWRDHMPEGMYLKSEPWSSNLSAPGGRYTLAEYCAGRGIAAEHGTPLPIGTFSAYGLWFARHATPPVEEATVTEVTPQGGGFLIRTAEGPPLLARTVALAVGVMPFVRYPEALRELPAAHYSHSSGHRDLTRFAGREVAVLGAGQAALETAALLAENGARPCLVARRSRLNWNTVPQPLRRHPLRALRDPHSGLGTGWRSWAWSELPWAVRRLPAPTRERIAATALGPAGAWWLRERFERRVPVLLGHRLQRAVPVGGRTRLGLSTAAGESVVLDTAHVIAATGFTPDLARLELLDAGLRAALVTVGESGTPELSPGFESSWPGLFFAGLLTAPSFGPSMRFVHGAGFTAGRLVSGVRKRLGARGPLTGSTGAPRADRAPAAGHRA, encoded by the coding sequence ATGGACGACCTCGTGGTGGTCGGAGCGGGGCCCTACGGGCTCTCGATCGCGGCCCACGCGGCCGGTGCGGGGCTCGACGTGCGGATCCTCGGACGGCCCATGGCCTCCTGGCGGGACCACATGCCCGAGGGCATGTACCTCAAGTCGGAGCCGTGGTCCTCCAACCTGTCGGCGCCCGGCGGGCGTTACACGCTGGCCGAGTACTGCGCGGGCCGCGGGATCGCCGCCGAACACGGAACTCCGCTGCCCATCGGGACGTTCAGCGCGTACGGGCTCTGGTTCGCCCGGCACGCGACACCCCCGGTGGAGGAGGCGACCGTCACCGAAGTCACCCCGCAGGGCGGGGGTTTCCTGATCCGCACCGCCGAAGGGCCGCCGCTGCTCGCGCGGACGGTCGCGCTGGCCGTGGGCGTGATGCCGTTCGTCCGGTACCCCGAGGCGCTACGGGAGCTGCCCGCGGCCCACTACTCGCACAGCAGCGGCCACCGCGACCTGACCCGCTTCGCCGGCCGCGAGGTCGCCGTGCTCGGCGCCGGGCAGGCGGCCCTGGAGACCGCGGCCCTGCTCGCGGAGAACGGGGCCCGGCCGTGCCTCGTGGCCCGGCGCTCCCGGCTCAACTGGAACACCGTCCCGCAGCCGCTGCGGCGCCACCCGCTGCGCGCCCTGCGCGATCCGCACAGCGGGCTCGGCACGGGCTGGCGCAGCTGGGCCTGGTCGGAGCTGCCCTGGGCGGTGCGCCGGCTGCCCGCGCCCACCCGGGAGCGGATCGCGGCGACCGCGCTGGGCCCGGCCGGGGCCTGGTGGCTGCGGGAGCGCTTCGAGCGGCGGGTCCCCGTGCTGCTCGGGCACCGGTTGCAGCGTGCGGTCCCGGTGGGCGGGCGGACCCGGCTGGGGCTGTCCACCGCCGCCGGGGAGTCCGTCGTCCTGGACACCGCGCACGTGATCGCGGCGACCGGCTTCACCCCGGACCTGGCCCGGCTGGAGCTGCTCGACGCGGGGCTGCGGGCCGCGCTGGTCACCGTAGGGGAGAGCGGGACGCCGGAGCTGAGTCCCGGCTTCGAGTCCTCGTGGCCGGGGCTGTTCTTCGCGGGGCTGCTGACCGCTCCCTCATTCGGCCCTTCCATGCGATTCGTGCACGGTGCCGGCTTCACGGCGGGGAGACTGGTGTCAGGAGTCCGCAAGCGTCTGGGGGCCCGGGGCCCGCTGACGGGTTCCACCGGTGCGCCCCGGGCCGACCGGGCTCCCGCTGCCGGGCACAGAGCGTGA
- a CDS encoding DUF6299 family protein: protein MAATGPRMALAALAALGATAVFTAPANATSNGSTIHGSDIYVSSEAHIAPDGTIHLFGEYHCSEPSPSGTVQIKATIEQEDVRLSIGGGDAQCDGEVHDWSAHGTLRLTPTVHAGEALARAELQEIRFGGGLLPRSIDTVAQDAHPVRVIDHR, encoded by the coding sequence ATGGCCGCGACCGGCCCCCGCATGGCCTTGGCCGCACTCGCCGCACTGGGCGCCACGGCGGTATTCACCGCCCCGGCGAATGCCACGTCCAACGGCAGCACCATTCACGGCAGTGACATTTACGTATCGTCGGAAGCCCACATCGCCCCCGACGGCACGATCCACCTTTTCGGTGAGTACCACTGCTCCGAGCCGTCACCCTCGGGAACGGTTCAGATCAAGGCGACCATCGAGCAGGAGGACGTCCGCCTCAGCATCGGCGGCGGCGACGCGCAGTGCGACGGCGAGGTGCACGACTGGTCGGCGCACGGCACCCTCCGGCTCACCCCGACCGTGCACGCCGGCGAGGCGCTGGCCAGGGCCGAGCTCCAGGAGATCCGCTTCGGCGGCGGACTGCTGCCCCGGTCGATCGACACGGTCGCGCAGGACGCCCACCCCGTCCGGGTGATCGACCACCGGTAG